From Parasphaerochaeta coccoides DSM 17374, a single genomic window includes:
- a CDS encoding ATP-dependent Clp protease proteolytic subunit has product MPDKEEKTPVVPQDPALNDKLLKTRSILLSGEIDKECADRLIRQLLVMEAEDGDAPVYLYINSPGGDVDAGYAIYDMIRFVSCPITIIGMGLVASAAALILLSVPADRRVGLPDSTYLIHQPLSGMKGVATDIEIHARQIEKLRAKLDGVIAAATGKSVEEVAEDTERDHWLDAGEARDYGLISRIVSSRKEL; this is encoded by the coding sequence ATGCCTGACAAAGAAGAAAAGACTCCCGTGGTTCCTCAGGATCCAGCCTTGAACGATAAACTCCTGAAGACACGTTCCATTTTGCTTTCCGGAGAAATCGACAAGGAATGTGCCGATCGCCTGATTAGGCAATTGCTGGTCATGGAGGCTGAGGATGGAGATGCGCCGGTCTACCTGTACATCAATTCTCCGGGAGGGGATGTGGACGCGGGCTATGCTATATACGACATGATCCGTTTTGTTTCTTGCCCGATCACCATTATCGGTATGGGATTGGTCGCCAGTGCTGCGGCGTTGATCCTGCTGTCCGTTCCGGCGGACAGAAGGGTAGGCTTGCCGGATTCCACTTATCTGATCCATCAGCCCCTCAGCGGGATGAAGGGCGTGGCGACTGATATCGAGATACACGCGCGTCAGATAGAGAAGCTCCGCGCCAAACTTGACGGCGTTATTGCCGCCGCTACGGGAAAGAGTGTGGAGGAAGTGGCGGAGGACACGGAACGTGACCACTGGCTTGATGCTGGCGAGGCGCGGGATTATGGCCTGATAAGTCGTATCGTATCTTCCAGGAAAGAGTTGTAA